Proteins encoded within one genomic window of Candidatus Saccharimonadia bacterium:
- a CDS encoding DUF4325 domain-containing protein yields MRIELKKFGDVLTSRPAGKEAFAAILPTLNPNESNVEIDFSSVISLAPSWADEFFRALEELYGDRVIYMPSDNPSVKATLAIIRDQAK; encoded by the coding sequence ATGAGAATCGAACTAAAAAAATTCGGAGATGTTCTTACTTCCCGCCCAGCGGGCAAAGAGGCCTTTGCGGCAATACTCCCAACATTAAACCCCAACGAAAGCAATGTAGAGATCGACTTTAGTAGCGTTATTTCTCTTGCACCCTCTTGGGCTGACGAATTCTTCAGAGCATTAGAGGAACTCTATGGGGATCGAGTTATCTATATGCCAAGTGATAATCCGTCTGTAAAAGCTACGCTGGCTATTATTCGTGATCAAGCAAAATAG
- a CDS encoding NUDIX domain-containing protein yields the protein MTPKPGIDYIGVAAGAMIFNHNGELFLAKRSQNVKNERGCWETPGGGVEFGETLEEAARREILEEYGVEIEIVDTFPAVDHLIPAEGQHWVAVTFLATLKPDREPRIMEPEKCDEIGWFALDALPTPLSIITQVDLRLYRARPAMDQENVND from the coding sequence ATGACTCCGAAGCCAGGCATTGATTATATCGGCGTGGCGGCTGGAGCGATGATTTTCAATCATAATGGTGAGCTTTTTTTGGCTAAGCGGAGCCAAAATGTGAAGAATGAGCGCGGATGCTGGGAGACGCCGGGTGGCGGTGTAGAGTTTGGCGAGACGCTGGAGGAGGCGGCGCGACGCGAGATTTTGGAAGAATACGGGGTGGAGATTGAAATCGTGGATACCTTTCCGGCGGTCGATCACTTGATTCCGGCGGAAGGCCAGCACTGGGTGGCGGTGACGTTTTTGGCGACCCTGAAGCCGGACCGGGAGCCCCGCATCATGGAGCCGGAAAAATGCGACGAGATCGGGTGGTTTGCACTGGATGCGTTGCCGACTCCCCTATCGATTATTACTCAGGTTGACTTGCGGCTCTATCGGGCGCGGCCGGCGATGGATCAGGAAAATGTTAATGATTGA
- a CDS encoding DUF4325 domain-containing protein: MGLKEQILEVAEAKKHFKTADVMAAINDGAARSYVSTVINSMVSDGALVREGSGRWSIYALPKYADTLGKRIKKRLANVSLEEYEVFDAIKKEKPFLNTLRENIQSVLAYAFSEMLNNAIEHSGSKNIEVEIQQQKDNLTFVVRDFGVGVFRNVMAKRGLASELEAIQDLLKGKTTTAPQAHSGEGIFFTSKAGDLFVLESYGLRLRIDNVINDVFVEEVKADVRGTQVTFQISTKSKRHLSEVFAGYQVDPEEPAFDQTEVKIRLYTMGTIYVSRSQARRVLVGLDKFRRIILDFDKVPTVGQAFSDEIFRVFQSRHPEIEIAPVNMNDAVKFMVGRVDKPTK; the protein is encoded by the coding sequence ATGGGCTTAAAAGAACAAATCTTAGAAGTAGCCGAGGCTAAAAAGCACTTTAAGACGGCCGACGTAATGGCCGCCATTAACGATGGCGCCGCTCGTTCGTATGTCAGTACAGTAATTAACTCAATGGTATCCGATGGCGCCCTAGTTAGGGAAGGCTCGGGCAGATGGTCTATTTATGCCTTGCCAAAATACGCAGACACACTAGGCAAGAGAATAAAAAAGCGCTTGGCTAACGTCAGCCTTGAAGAATATGAAGTCTTTGACGCTATTAAGAAAGAAAAGCCTTTCTTAAATACCCTCAGAGAGAATATTCAAAGCGTTCTTGCATATGCTTTCTCAGAAATGCTTAACAATGCCATTGAGCATTCGGGAAGTAAAAACATTGAAGTTGAAATCCAGCAGCAAAAAGATAACCTCACCTTTGTCGTGAGAGATTTCGGCGTAGGAGTGTTTAGAAATGTTATGGCTAAGCGAGGGCTTGCTTCGGAACTCGAAGCCATACAAGACCTTCTAAAAGGAAAAACTACCACCGCACCTCAAGCCCATTCGGGTGAGGGCATTTTCTTTACTTCGAAAGCCGGCGACCTCTTTGTGCTTGAAAGCTATGGGCTGAGACTGCGCATTGATAATGTTATTAATGACGTATTTGTAGAGGAAGTTAAGGCTGACGTTCGAGGGACACAAGTTACATTTCAAATCAGCACAAAATCCAAGCGCCATCTGAGCGAAGTCTTTGCAGGATATCAGGTTGACCCGGAAGAACCTGCCTTCGACCAGACAGAAGTAAAGATTAGACTTTACACAATGGGGACAATATATGTCTCAAGGTCTCAGGCTCGAAGAGTCTTAGTAGGACTCGATAAATTCAGAAGAATTATTTTGGACTTTGATAAGGTGCCAACGGTCGGACAGGCCTTCTCTGATGAGATATTTCGCGTATTCCAATCCAGACATCCAGAAATCGAAATCGCCCCGGTCAATATGAATGACGCCGTCAAATTTATGGTCGGTCGTGTAGATAAACCAACAAAATAA
- a CDS encoding GNAT family N-acetyltransferase has product MNRDFDGVIRAVRNGDAAAIRPILDEWVLADDISAILEAVRRSAAGDSERQYLVAESGDGAVVGLMGLTGVGIDAALHWPSERPAELVNAYVAGTWRGRGVGRALAERLEQRAKDLGFTKLIVVSGSRNRESGYGFWNERFGEPIFLDRDFYGPGQEKIAWAKSLSDS; this is encoded by the coding sequence ATGAATCGCGATTTCGACGGGGTAATTCGTGCGGTGCGGAACGGGGATGCGGCGGCGATTCGGCCGATTCTGGACGAGTGGGTGCTGGCGGACGATATCAGCGCCATCTTGGAGGCGGTACGCCGGAGTGCGGCGGGCGACTCCGAGCGGCAGTACCTGGTAGCAGAGTCGGGTGATGGGGCGGTGGTCGGCTTGATGGGACTCACCGGCGTGGGTATCGATGCGGCACTACATTGGCCTAGTGAGCGGCCGGCGGAGCTCGTGAATGCCTACGTAGCTGGCACCTGGCGCGGGCGGGGCGTGGGCCGCGCGCTGGCGGAGCGGCTGGAGCAGCGGGCGAAGGATTTGGGCTTTACGAAGCTCATTGTGGTGAGCGGATCGCGCAACCGGGAATCGGGTTACGGCTTTTGGAACGAGCGGTTTGGCGAGCCGATCTTCTTGGACAGGGATTTCTACGGTCCGGGGCAGGAGAAGATTGCCTGGGCGAAGTCGCTGAGCGATAGCTAA
- a CDS encoding VOC family protein, with product MAQKITPNLWFGGNAKQAVDFYVSAVPDSRITDTTHYPESAEDGLADFQKDLAGQVLTIAFELSGQEFVAINAGSEFKFNPSISFMVNFDPSRDDAAAEHLDELWGKLIEGGEALMALDEYPYSKRYGWVRDRYGLTWQLSLAKPEGEPRPFIVPALMFGAGHVNQAEEAIKLYTSVFKDSQTGTMARYDKDTGPAKAGSLMFADFRLGDQWFAAMDSGVGQDFTFNEAVSLSVACEDQAEIDYFWGKLSTVPEAEQCGWCKDQFGVSWQVAPANVDELMRRPKAFAHMMEMKKLVIADF from the coding sequence ATGGCACAAAAAATTACCCCCAATTTATGGTTTGGCGGGAATGCCAAGCAGGCAGTGGATTTTTATGTATCGGCGGTTCCGGATAGCCGCATCACCGACACCACCCACTACCCCGAGAGCGCGGAAGACGGGCTGGCCGACTTTCAGAAAGACTTAGCCGGACAGGTGCTCACGATAGCATTTGAGCTGAGTGGCCAGGAGTTTGTGGCCATTAATGCCGGGTCTGAGTTTAAATTCAACCCGTCGATTTCGTTTATGGTGAACTTTGACCCGTCGCGCGACGATGCGGCGGCTGAGCATCTCGACGAGCTATGGGGCAAGCTGATCGAGGGCGGCGAAGCCCTCATGGCGCTCGACGAATACCCGTACAGCAAGCGTTACGGCTGGGTGAGGGATCGCTACGGACTCACCTGGCAGCTGAGCCTGGCGAAGCCGGAGGGCGAGCCACGTCCGTTTATTGTCCCCGCTTTGATGTTTGGCGCGGGCCACGTCAACCAGGCCGAGGAGGCTATCAAGTTGTATACGTCGGTCTTTAAGGACTCGCAGACCGGTACGATGGCGCGCTACGACAAAGACACGGGGCCGGCTAAAGCCGGGTCGCTCATGTTCGCTGATTTCAGGCTGGGAGACCAATGGTTTGCTGCCATGGACTCGGGCGTGGGGCAGGATTTTACTTTTAACGAGGCGGTATCGCTATCGGTGGCCTGCGAGGACCAAGCTGAAATTGATTACTTTTGGGGCAAACTCTCGACCGTGCCGGAGGCGGAGCAATGTGGCTGGTGCAAAGACCAGTTTGGGGTGAGCTGGCAGGTAGCGCCGGCGAATGTGGACGAGCTCATGCGGCGACCGAAAGCCTTTGCTCATATGATGGAAATGAAAAAGCTCGTGATTGCGGATTTCTAG
- a CDS encoding helix-turn-helix domain-containing protein, whose protein sequence is MPKNNNLVPISEAAKYLGVTVMTLRRWDESGKLPALKSPGGHRYYHRDALERYNAELFRLAQIWAASDVAPNLPPADYSDTQDRFRARLDRMANLINQNPETSVAASLVTAMAGEIGNNSFDHNLGNWPDIPGLFFSYDLNRRIVVLADRGVGIKATLLRVRPEMKDDIEALTVAMTEFVSGRTPEQRGNGLKFVRTVATQNPIGIALQSGVAIATIEKEGPKELRVRLADHFIRGTLARIEY, encoded by the coding sequence ATGCCTAAAAACAACAATTTAGTTCCGATAAGTGAGGCCGCAAAGTATTTGGGTGTTACGGTTATGACCTTACGGCGCTGGGATGAGTCAGGGAAGCTGCCGGCTCTTAAGAGTCCCGGCGGTCACCGATACTATCACCGAGACGCGCTTGAACGTTATAACGCCGAGCTTTTTAGATTGGCCCAAATATGGGCAGCAAGTGACGTGGCGCCAAATCTCCCGCCGGCAGACTACTCCGATACGCAGGATAGATTTAGGGCCAGGTTAGACCGAATGGCCAATCTTATAAACCAAAACCCCGAAACATCCGTAGCGGCATCTCTAGTTACTGCGATGGCAGGAGAAATAGGTAATAATTCATTCGACCATAACTTAGGAAATTGGCCCGATATCCCAGGCCTATTTTTCAGTTACGATCTAAATAGGCGCATCGTTGTACTAGCCGACCGAGGGGTGGGAATTAAAGCGACATTATTGAGGGTGCGTCCAGAAATGAAAGATGATATTGAAGCACTAACGGTTGCTATGACAGAGTTTGTATCTGGCAGAACCCCCGAACAAAGAGGAAATGGCCTGAAGTTTGTGCGGACAGTAGCGACACAGAATCCAATAGGAATTGCTTTGCAGTCGGGTGTAGCAATCGCCACAATTGAGAAGGAAGGTCCTAAAGAACTAAGAGTAAGGCTTGCAGATCACTTCATTCGCGGCACATTAGCTAGAATTGAGTATTAA
- a CDS encoding DHH family phosphoesterase produces the protein MRIVTAGSRYMDIDAYAGAIAYAELLQARGEQAQAVSTAVWNESISQTVRSWRAPLNTTYTPNDTDMFTLIDISDPEHFDRFVDLARVDEVIDHHPGFEQYWQERIGDKAHIEFIGAACTLVYERWVAAGLADTMSETSAKLLVSGILDNTLNFKAHVTTERDRTAYRALVAHADIPDGWTAQYFTECQEAILADATTSIRNDSKILTFKTFPRPLGVGQLVVWDAAEVVSRHQATIEQELAAMKPEWFVNVVSVNEGSSYFVCQDPAVQAWVSDLLGVKFEGDVARADRMWLRKEIIKQDLE, from the coding sequence ATGAGGATTGTTACTGCCGGGTCGCGGTATATGGATATAGACGCCTATGCGGGGGCGATTGCTTATGCTGAACTCCTGCAAGCTCGGGGCGAGCAGGCGCAGGCCGTTAGCACGGCGGTCTGGAACGAAAGCATCAGTCAGACGGTGCGGTCGTGGCGGGCGCCGCTCAATACCACCTACACGCCCAACGACACAGACATGTTTACGCTCATCGACATCTCCGACCCGGAGCATTTCGACCGGTTTGTGGATCTGGCCAGAGTGGACGAGGTGATCGACCATCACCCAGGTTTCGAGCAATATTGGCAGGAGCGAATTGGCGATAAGGCCCATATTGAGTTTATCGGTGCGGCTTGCACGCTAGTTTACGAGCGGTGGGTGGCGGCAGGGTTGGCCGATACCATGAGCGAAACGAGCGCGAAGCTGCTGGTATCGGGCATTTTGGACAACACCTTGAACTTTAAGGCGCACGTTACGACCGAGCGTGATCGGACCGCCTATAGAGCGCTAGTCGCCCACGCCGACATTCCCGACGGCTGGACCGCTCAATACTTCACCGAGTGCCAGGAAGCGATCTTGGCCGATGCCACGACGTCTATTCGTAATGACTCCAAAATTCTGACCTTCAAGACGTTTCCGCGCCCGCTTGGCGTTGGCCAGCTGGTGGTGTGGGATGCGGCTGAAGTGGTGAGCCGGCACCAGGCCACCATCGAGCAGGAGCTGGCGGCGATGAAGCCCGAATGGTTCGTGAATGTGGTGAGTGTCAATGAGGGCAGCAGCTACTTCGTCTGCCAAGACCCAGCCGTGCAGGCCTGGGTATCGGACTTGCTGGGCGTGAAGTTTGAGGGCGATGTAGCCAGGGCCGACCGCATGTGGCTGCGCAAGGAAATTATTAAGCAGGACCTGGAATGA
- a CDS encoding NAD(P)/FAD-dependent oxidoreductase, protein MKQYDLVVLGSGGAGYRVAMRCRAAGWRVAVIEANQVWGGTCDNRGCIPKKVLVGVAEMADAGRRFGELGIVTKPAQLDWGQLIKFKDTFTGPVSGETKEALEKAGVELYEGAPKFVNETTVEVNGERLEAKHVHIAVGAAPMELDLAGAEHLVTSDDFLSLPELPQRMVFVGGGYVSFELAHVAARFGVKVTILHRDERPLGVFDLDAVKTLVAASREAGIEVVLGAAAERIEQTASGVVVHTDGGGRHEADVAVHGAGRVPAIAGLDLEAAGVAYERRGVSVNEHLQSTTNPRVYAGGDAAAAGPPLSPIARLHGTIVADNLLGTPTKQPDYRSTPSVVFTEPPLAMVGLTEHAAAEQGLDVRVHTEDMSGWFDAKRTNLKHTMSKTLVEAKTGKIVGAHLVGNHAEDIINLFALAIEAGLTVEQFQAPIYAFPSPSDDARSML, encoded by the coding sequence ATGAAGCAGTATGATTTGGTGGTTTTGGGCAGCGGCGGCGCGGGGTATCGCGTGGCGATGCGGTGCCGGGCGGCGGGGTGGCGGGTAGCGGTGATCGAGGCCAACCAGGTGTGGGGCGGGACGTGCGACAACCGCGGGTGCATCCCAAAGAAGGTGTTGGTGGGCGTGGCCGAGATGGCGGATGCGGGCCGGCGGTTTGGGGAGCTGGGGATTGTGACGAAGCCGGCGCAGCTGGATTGGGGGCAGTTGATCAAGTTTAAGGATACGTTTACCGGGCCGGTGTCGGGCGAAACGAAAGAGGCGCTGGAGAAGGCGGGGGTGGAGCTGTACGAGGGCGCGCCGAAATTTGTGAATGAGACGACCGTGGAGGTCAACGGCGAGCGGCTGGAGGCCAAGCATGTTCATATCGCCGTGGGGGCGGCGCCGATGGAGCTGGACCTGGCCGGGGCGGAGCATTTGGTGACGAGCGATGATTTTTTGAGTCTGCCCGAGTTGCCGCAACGGATGGTGTTTGTGGGCGGCGGGTATGTGTCGTTTGAGCTGGCGCACGTGGCGGCGCGGTTTGGCGTGAAGGTGACGATTTTGCATCGCGACGAGCGGCCGCTCGGGGTATTTGACCTAGACGCAGTGAAGACGCTGGTGGCGGCGTCGCGGGAGGCCGGCATTGAGGTGGTGCTGGGAGCGGCGGCTGAGCGGATCGAGCAGACGGCCAGCGGCGTGGTGGTGCACACGGATGGCGGCGGGCGGCACGAGGCGGATGTGGCGGTGCACGGCGCGGGGCGGGTGCCGGCGATTGCGGGCCTGGATCTGGAGGCTGCGGGCGTGGCCTACGAGCGGCGCGGGGTGAGCGTGAACGAGCACCTGCAAAGCACCACGAACCCGCGGGTGTACGCGGGCGGTGATGCGGCCGCCGCGGGGCCGCCGCTGTCCCCCATTGCCCGGCTGCATGGGACGATCGTGGCGGACAACCTGCTCGGCACGCCCACGAAGCAGCCGGATTACCGCTCGACGCCGAGTGTGGTGTTTACGGAGCCGCCATTGGCAATGGTGGGCCTCACGGAGCACGCGGCGGCCGAACAGGGCCTGGACGTGCGGGTGCACACCGAGGATATGTCGGGGTGGTTCGACGCCAAGCGCACCAACTTGAAGCATACGATGTCGAAGACGCTGGTGGAGGCCAAGACAGGCAAAATCGTGGGGGCGCACCTGGTCGGCAATCACGCCGAGGACATCATTAACCTGTTTGCGCTGGCAATCGAGGCGGGGCTGACGGTGGAGCAATTCCAGGCGCCGATTTACGCGTTTCCGTCGCCTAGCGATGATGCGCGATCGATGCTGTGA
- a CDS encoding nucleoside triphosphate pyrophosphohydrolase, with amino-acid sequence MMLKFSFEKLVRDKIVERIADGGRPSFRKLEKDEHKERLVEKIAEEAQEILTARPEEVASEIADVQQALDDLRELLGVGAEEVSKAQASKNEKYGPFRLGLYVECVEVGENDTWVEYYRNNADRYPEIT; translated from the coding sequence ATGATGTTGAAGTTTTCTTTCGAGAAGCTCGTTCGCGATAAAATTGTGGAGCGAATTGCTGACGGTGGCCGGCCGTCTTTTCGTAAGCTTGAGAAGGACGAACATAAAGAGCGGTTGGTGGAAAAGATTGCGGAAGAAGCGCAAGAAATATTAACTGCTCGCCCAGAAGAGGTGGCATCGGAGATCGCCGATGTGCAGCAGGCGCTCGATGACTTGCGCGAACTGCTGGGCGTGGGTGCGGAAGAGGTATCGAAGGCTCAGGCTAGCAAAAACGAAAAGTATGGACCGTTTCGGCTCGGCTTGTATGTTGAGTGCGTTGAAGTTGGCGAAAATGATACCTGGGTTGAATACTATCGAAACAACGCCGACCGCTACCCGGAGATTACGTGA
- a CDS encoding pyridoxamine 5'-phosphate oxidase family protein, producing MNDAEKAKRLIETNVHMTLATADADGKPWASTLFFAPDKDFNLYWVSAKAARHSSNVRARSQVGIVIFGQEPPTNSGGVYFDAEAVELESPADIDIAIAALHTRPQPDKFTIGSPAEVTGEASWRIYRAAPKEISLRADGVDTSSGQAITVRRPVLL from the coding sequence ATGAATGATGCCGAAAAAGCCAAGCGCTTGATCGAGACAAACGTGCACATGACGCTAGCGACGGCGGATGCCGACGGTAAGCCATGGGCTTCGACATTATTCTTTGCCCCCGATAAGGACTTCAACTTGTACTGGGTTTCGGCCAAAGCTGCCCGCCACTCCAGCAACGTGCGCGCCAGGTCACAAGTGGGGATAGTTATTTTTGGCCAAGAGCCGCCGACAAATTCTGGGGGTGTTTACTTTGATGCCGAGGCAGTCGAGCTGGAGAGCCCGGCCGACATTGATATTGCTATTGCGGCGCTGCATACCCGGCCACAACCGGATAAATTTACTATTGGCAGCCCGGCCGAGGTGACGGGCGAGGCGTCATGGCGCATTTATAGGGCTGCCCCTAAAGAAATTAGTTTGCGCGCTGACGGCGTCGATACCTCAAGCGGCCAAGCAATCACCGTCAGGAGGCCAGTGCTGCTTTGA